Proteins encoded within one genomic window of Tolypothrix bouteillei VB521301:
- a CDS encoding helix-turn-helix domain-containing protein, giving the protein MLMAEKKISNKELAELSGVHPTSISKLKNVDEIEQISGRVLNNLCNGLTKAYRGRRENRIITPTDLLEYTYDGDDCYPTGSEVKPLGQKASPIPNS; this is encoded by the coding sequence ATGCTAATGGCAGAGAAAAAAATCAGCAACAAAGAACTTGCCGAGCTTTCCGGCGTTCATCCCACTTCCATTTCAAAGCTAAAAAACGTGGATGAGATCGAGCAGATTAGCGGTAGGGTTCTCAACAACTTGTGTAATGGCTTAACAAAGGCTTATCGTGGCAGAAGAGAAAACCGAATTATTACTCCTACCGATTTACTTGAATACACCTACGATGGCGATGATTGTTATCCAACCGGATCTGAGGTCAAACCGTTGGGGCAAAAAGCTAGCCCCATACCCAATAGCTAA
- a CDS encoding prenyltransferase/squalene oxidase repeat-containing protein — translation MQGEKKVETFGNSKQPGTLVRLWDFSNISINDLFRERKTVFEPRKHLDAAIQWLKRAQDCSPDDGISWGYSLKGGWRLSYRETTGYIADTFFDLAYEIQDDDAWNRAVSACKWLVRIQNDDGSISDPRYGSKGIVFDTGQVLQGLLRAYEETQDLYFLQAAEAAGNWLVKVADETGRWTQNTHLNVPHVYNTRVAWPLLKLHVISPHPDRERVARANLDWAVSQQQAGWFDQCAFQPGVPPFTHNIAYANRGLLEAGYLLNEPKYIDAAIAGARAVLKHVRANGFIPGQIDLQGKPHGNYCCLTGNCQMAIIWLKLFQQTGQQEYYQAAFNSLQYVMSCQDIQTSNPNIRGGIKGSEPIWGTYTRLSYPNWAAKFFVDALLLLITLKQ, via the coding sequence ATGCAAGGCGAAAAAAAGGTAGAGACATTTGGCAATTCCAAGCAACCAGGAACGCTGGTAAGACTTTGGGATTTTTCCAATATATCAATCAACGATCTCTTTAGAGAACGCAAAACGGTATTTGAGCCTCGAAAGCATTTAGACGCGGCTATTCAATGGCTCAAACGTGCTCAAGATTGCAGCCCCGATGACGGAATTAGTTGGGGTTACTCCCTTAAAGGAGGATGGAGGCTTTCTTACCGCGAAACTACGGGATACATTGCTGACACATTTTTTGATTTGGCTTATGAAATTCAAGATGATGACGCTTGGAATCGAGCTGTCAGTGCATGCAAATGGTTAGTCAGAATACAGAACGATGATGGTTCAATTTCTGACCCTCGCTACGGTTCAAAAGGTATTGTCTTTGATACAGGTCAAGTCCTGCAAGGTCTGCTTCGAGCTTATGAAGAGACGCAAGATTTGTATTTTTTACAAGCAGCTGAAGCTGCTGGTAATTGGCTTGTGAAAGTAGCTGATGAAACAGGACGATGGACTCAAAACACTCATTTGAATGTTCCTCACGTCTATAACACTCGTGTTGCTTGGCCTTTGTTAAAACTACACGTTATAAGTCCCCACCCAGATAGAGAGAGAGTTGCTAGAGCTAACTTGGATTGGGCTGTTAGCCAGCAACAAGCTGGTTGGTTTGACCAATGTGCTTTTCAACCAGGTGTTCCTCCTTTCACTCACAACATCGCATACGCCAATCGCGGTCTTTTAGAAGCAGGTTATTTGCTTAACGAGCCAAAGTATATAGACGCTGCGATCGCAGGAGCCAGAGCAGTGTTAAAGCACGTTCGTGCGAATGGATTTATTCCCGGACAAATAGACCTTCAGGGAAAGCCTCACGGAAATTACTGCTGCTTAACCGGTAACTGTCAAATGGCAATTATTTGGCTCAAGCTTTTCCAACAAACAGGACAACAAGAATACTATCAAGCAGCATTCAACAGTTTGCAATACGTCATGTCCTGCCAAGATATTCAAACCTCCAACCCAAACATTCGAGGGGGGATTAAAGGTTCCGAGCCAATTTGGGGGACATACACTCGCTTATCCTATCCAAACTGGGCAGCGAAGTTTTTCGTAGATGCATTGCTTTTATTAATTACCCTCAAGCAATAA
- the rplT gene encoding 50S ribosomal protein L20, whose amino-acid sequence MTRVKRGNVARKRRKKILKLAKGFRGSHSTLFRTANQRVMKALRNAYRDRKKRKRDFRRLWITRINAAARLHGLSYSQLMGNLKKADVQLNRKMLAQLAVLDPASFSKVAELATQAKG is encoded by the coding sequence ATGACAAGGGTAAAACGCGGTAACGTTGCTCGCAAACGCCGCAAAAAAATTCTCAAACTTGCTAAAGGTTTTCGCGGTTCTCACTCAACTCTGTTTAGAACGGCCAATCAGCGAGTCATGAAGGCGCTTCGGAATGCCTATCGCGATCGCAAAAAGCGCAAACGCGATTTCCGTCGCCTGTGGATTACTCGCATTAACGCAGCAGCACGGTTGCATGGTTTGAGCTACAGCCAGTTAATGGGCAATCTCAAAAAAGCGGACGTGCAACTCAATCGCAAAATGTTGGCGCAATTAGCAGTTCTCGATCCGGCTAGCTTCAGCAAAGTTGCTGAATTGGCAACTCAAGCAAAAGGATAA
- the rpmI gene encoding 50S ribosomal protein L35 produces the protein MPKLKTRKAAAKRFRATGSGKIMRRKAFKNHLLEHKSSNKKRQLSKMAVVNERDEENVRGMLPYL, from the coding sequence ATGCCCAAACTAAAAACGCGTAAAGCTGCGGCGAAAAGGTTTCGCGCCACTGGTAGTGGTAAAATCATGCGCCGTAAAGCTTTTAAAAATCACCTCTTAGAGCACAAAAGTTCTAATAAAAAGCGCCAACTGTCCAAAATGGCAGTTGTCAACGAGCGCGATGAAGAAAATGTACGCGGAATGCTTCCTTATTTGTAA
- a CDS encoding transporter substrate-binding domain-containing protein, with protein MGNGCNRWKTIDRLYPLLSAAIFVLLAFCFVFADARLSASAAQLSEIQRRGYIKIAVKDNLRPLAFRDASGQLQGLEIDLAKALTVDLLGKEDLVRLQPVINQDRLSAVLEDKVDIGIARVTATSSRARLVSFSVPYYFDGSVLLTKDNTVQQLSHLTKRKIAVLDRSSTIAAVRYYLPSAELVGVDSYQAAIALLEKDAVAAFAADGSVLSGFVQQYPQYRILLTKLSTEPLSVVMPKGLQYDELRRRVNVAIARYIDSGWLSERLKYWGLPNQFTDFKQNF; from the coding sequence ATGGGTAACGGATGTAACAGATGGAAGACTATCGATCGGTTATATCCTCTGTTATCTGCTGCCATTTTTGTGCTTCTAGCTTTCTGCTTTGTTTTTGCAGATGCAAGATTGTCCGCATCTGCTGCCCAATTATCAGAGATTCAACGAAGAGGCTACATCAAGATTGCTGTCAAAGATAACTTGCGTCCATTGGCATTTAGAGATGCAAGCGGTCAACTGCAAGGTTTGGAAATTGATTTAGCAAAAGCATTGACAGTAGACTTACTAGGTAAAGAAGATTTGGTTCGCCTGCAGCCCGTAATAAATCAAGATCGTTTGTCAGCAGTCTTGGAAGATAAAGTTGACATTGGCATTGCTAGAGTCACAGCAACGTCTTCACGTGCTCGTTTGGTGAGTTTTAGCGTTCCTTACTACTTTGATGGATCTGTCCTGCTGACAAAAGATAATACGGTGCAGCAGTTAAGCCATCTAACAAAACGGAAAATAGCTGTTCTCGATCGCTCAAGCACAATTGCCGCAGTACGGTACTATTTGCCGAGTGCTGAGTTAGTCGGAGTAGATTCTTATCAAGCAGCAATTGCTCTATTGGAAAAAGATGCAGTTGCTGCTTTTGCTGCAGATGGAAGTGTTCTAAGTGGTTTCGTTCAACAGTACCCACAGTATCGAATCTTACTAACGAAACTGTCTACAGAGCCACTGTCTGTAGTGATGCCCAAAGGTTTGCAGTATGATGAATTGCGAAGACGGGTGAATGTAGCGATCGCTCGCTACATAGATTCTGGTTGGCTCTCTGAACGTCTAAAGTACTGGGGCTTACCAAATCAATTTACTGATTTCAAACAAAATTTCTAA